In Candida orthopsilosis Co 90-125, chromosome 4 draft sequence, a single genomic region encodes these proteins:
- a CDS encoding Sok1 protein kinase (mutants are sensitive to growth on hydrogen peroxide medium) — protein sequence MYSEDNQQQQQPPPQQQAQHHQGQQGQQSQQQQQQQQQQQQQSHHHHHSYSHHHNRHQEHHHGSINSASTLATPTALPPFTTTSASTIHHNTSSLLPEEQAQFRQVCFNPSTASGAIPTAAEAATATSTGNNFHTTAPMMPNSPPSTPFAPEQQQQQQQQQQQQKKQEPTSQKRLSSSSSDSTKRLRLENGHHTTSTTATTGASNTPTPHTPKPSTATPATATISKTPKFIRKFRSRSLPIINYNNPNSAFFPHYRKKHNNVFLQANNPITTTEENNAQPTTSVPPLPPINLQSLKEIDLHEILKNPQLRHDILFDPQLQFRPNLDGERGKRKKSIIDKYWMEVQKECQQFFAPNIDPKSIKITRLPILFTTLRDILLSLLPTKDRQQVSEIMDIDLLVQQLRHGSFDFVEMSKWLGEVFKSHCAPMRDQWVSEMSAKFIDAAKYNSVGFLVGGLRMIFQILEAMKLDVANHQIRILRPVLIETAVDFERDYFQTLISHQKININDSLNWFYKKFVKKTADVDYSNLQVNEATLKPIVISSIIDLLSCRQMATEFPSTLTFDHTRLVLLRADVRQLVCVQLCVVLYKQLVVNAKASTQLLSPANITKIQQEVLAIVTDDNGNIKWTKNIQSIALQLVKNVVQNGTKELPQNLVEFSHNWLVKHIQPNSEVYGLMEMKIFKELIAEIIALGEEKSTEAPTSNTEMKNIAQRIATLVNFHWSVFGSYYLEHIQSQYPKLQMRQQEEKRRLEEAAAAAAKTQDDDTVMSIVDESTTTTNTPSGTQQHNQTRAPEHRNGSTSTGSATASNGDNNNLDNNNNTSAPLSMLS from the coding sequence ATGTACTCCGAAGataaccaacaacaacagcaaccaccaccacaacaacaagctcAACATCACCAAGGGCAACAAGgacaacaatcacaacaacagcaacagcaacaacagcaacaacagcaacaatctcatcatcatcaccatctgTATCTGCACCACCACAACCGCCACCAGGAACATCACCATGGCAGCATCAACTCAGCATCTACATTAGCAACTCCTACGGCATTGCCACCTTTTACGACAACATCAGCCTCTACTATACATCATAACACATCTTCATTATTACCAGAAGAACAAGCTCAATTCAGACAAGTTTGTTTCAATCCATCCACTGCATCCGGTGCTATACCAACCGCTGCAGAAGCTGCGACTGCAACGTCGACTGGTAACAATTTTCACACAACGGCACCAATGATGCCCAACTCACCACCGTCAACACCGTTTGCACcagaacaacaacaacaacaacaacaacaacaacaacaacaaaagaaacaagaacCCACCAGTCAAAAGAGACTAtcgtcttcttcatcgGATTCGACTAAACGTCTAAGACTAGAAAATGGTCATCACACTACTAGTACAACAGCCACTACTGGTGCCAGTAATACCCCTACCCCTCACACACCCAAACCGTCAACAGCCACACCAGCAACGGCCACTATTTCCAAGACTCCTAAGTTCATACGCAAGTTTAGGTCCAGATCGTTACCtatcatcaactacaaTAATCCAAATTCAGCATTTTTTCCTCACTATCGTAAAAAGCACAATAATGTGTTTTTACAAGCTAATAATCCtattacaacaacagaGGAGAACAACGCtcaaccaacaacatcGGTTCCACCCTTACCACCTATCAACCTTCAATCATTAAAGGAGATTGACTTGCATGAAATTCTTAAAAACCCACAGTTGCGACACGATATACTTTTCGACCCACAATTACAATTCAGACCCAATTTAGATGGTGAAAGAGGTAAACGTAAAAAGTCAATTATAGACAAGTATTGGATGgaagttcaaaaagaatgtcaacaattttttgcCCCAAATATTGATCCTAAAAGTATAAAAATCACTCGTTTACCTATCTTGTTTACCACATTGAGAGATATATTGTTGTCGTTATTACCTACTAAAGATCGTCAACAAGTTTCTGAAATTATGGATATCGATTTATtggttcaacaattgcGTCATggaagttttgattttgttgaaatgaGTAAATGGTTGGGTGAGGTATTCAAACTGCATTGTGCACCGATGAGGGATCAATGGGTGCTGGAAATGAGTgccaaattcattgatgCAGCTAAATATAATAGTGTTGGATTTCTTGTTGGTGGATTGAGAAtgattttccaaattttggaggcaatgaaattggatgtggcaaatcatcaaattaGGATACTAAGACCAGTATTGATTGAAACAGCAGTGGATTTCGAACGTGATTATTTCCAAACATTAATCAGtcatcaaaagattaaCATTAATGATTCATTAAACTGGTTTTATAAGAAATTTGTCAAGAAAACAGCCGATGTCGATTACAGCAACTTACAAGTCAATGAAGCTACATTGAAACCTATTGTTATCAGTTCTatcattgatttattaTCATGTCGTCAAATGGCCACTGAGTTCCCATCTACATTGACATTTGATCATACTAGATTAGTTCTTTTGCGCGCCGATGTTCGTCAATTAGTTTGTGTTCAATTAtgtgttgtgttgtatAAGCAACTAGTGGTTAATGCCAAGGCCAGTACGCAATTGTTGTCACCAGCaaacatcaccaaaatcCAGCAAGAGGTTCTAGCTATTGTTACAGACGACAATGGAAACATCAAATGGACGAAGAATATCCAATCAATTGCATTACAATTAGTCAAAAATGTTGTACAAAATGGAACTAAGGAATTGCCGCAGAACTTGGTTGAATTTAGTCATAATTGGTTAGTCAAACACATACAACCAAATTCAGAAGTTTACGGTTTGATGgagatgaaaatttttaaGGAATTGATAGCTGAAATTATCGCTCTTGGAGAAGAAAAGAGTACTGAAGCCCCTACTTCCAACACCGAAATGAAGAATATTGCTCAAAGAATTGCCACTTTGGTCAATTTCCACTGGAGTGTATTTGGTTCTTACTACTTGGAGCATATTCAATCTCAATATCCTAAATTGCAAATGAGACAACAGGAGGAAAAGAGGAGATTGGAAGAAGcggcagcagcagcagcaaagactcaagatgatgatactGTCATGTCGATTGTCGATGAAAGTACCACTACAACCAACACCCCCTCTGGTACTCAACAGCataatcaaacaagagCACCAGAACATCGTAATGGGAGTACAAGTACTGGATCAGCCACTGCAAGTAATGGAGATAATAACAACTTGgacaacaataacaacacaTCAGCCCCATTGAGTATGTTATCTTAG